One segment of Primulina tabacum isolate GXHZ01 chromosome 14, ASM2559414v2, whole genome shotgun sequence DNA contains the following:
- the LOC142524249 gene encoding uncharacterized protein LOC142524249 isoform X2, producing the protein MDGITLSKTSRPNYSSALQFFPQLFSSANKSRILSFSPTKPKKFSIFASKDEPRLHEWDEMELKFGKMIGEDPKITLAKIMGRKSNPDMTYLEIEKLLDKKKGKTSNDEIEELHFDASEGKNLTKSVQGLNLVRPVPKRGAKFQTTDKPVELDNKKSNEPYKTGTKESKSNVPDVILRKPKPFNEDDGDEKYSRFGMNPNLTLKMWKEPQKERFSDITLLKKPEMTINPDGLEGTDTSGSGDAKSIVMDGTEDTILEPSVLSQKPELMHFNSKDEQEHKTSEEYSEPSSSDVDAEDKSLISNSFSASAAESRSNMWSDGKISSDGASQSTRATSANTVLIGKPKRLDVPWKAENQKIQKERVPLNVENLGNSVELENFISNSPVKEREDDDWARAEELLKTGHREEVELISSSTRGFVVSFGSLIGFLPYRNLAARWKFLAFESWLRRKGVNPSIYRQNLGVIGNSESTSLSDSSESGDSEIDHKGSRAISSDMKLEELLMIYDQEKLKFLSSFVGQKIKVGVVLVDRNSRRLIFSIKQKEKEELVEKKRSLMAQLSVGDVVKCCIKKITYFGVFVEVEGVPALIHQSEVSWDATLDHESYFKVGQIIDAKVHQLDFLLERIFLSLKEITPDPLIEALEAVVGDHDSLGDELEAVQENSEWTDVESLIKELLQFEGIQSVSKGRYFLSPGLAPTFQVYMASMFENQYKLLARAGNRVQEVIVETSLDKEELKSAILTSTNRVE; encoded by the exons ATGGATGGCATTACTCTCAGCAAGACTTCCCGTCCAAACTATTCATCTGCACTTCAATTCTTCCCTCAACTCTTTTCATCTGCCAATAAATCAAGAATTTTATCCTTTTCTCCTACAAAACCCAAAAAGTTTTCCATTTTTGCTTCAAAGGATGAGCCCAGACTTCATGAGTGGGATGAAATGGAGCTTAAGTTCGGGAAAATGATTGGTGAAGACCCCAAAATTACGTTGGCGAAG ATAATGGGTAGGAAGTCCAATCCAGATATGACTTACTTGGAAATTGAGAAGTTATTAGATAAGAAGAAAGGTAAAACATCGAATGATGAAATAGAGGAGCTCCATTTTGATGCATCTGAGGGGAAAAATTTGACAAAATCCGTGCAAGGATTAAATTTGGTTAGGCCAGTTCCCAAGAGAGGTGCCAAATTTCAGACAACTGATAAACCAGTGGAATTAGACAATAAAAAATCTAATGAACCATATAAAACGGGAACGAAAGAGAGTAAAAGCAATGTTCCTGATGTTATCTTGCGAAAACCGAAGCCGTTTAACGAGGATGATGGTGatgaaaaatattcaagatTTGGAATGAACCCAAATCTAACATTGAAAATGTGGAAAGAGCCGCAGAAGGAGAGGTTTAGTGATATAACTCTGTTAAAGAAACCTGAGATGACAATTAACCCTGATGGACTGGAAGGGACTGATACTTCCGGTTCTGGTGATGCCAAATCTATAGTTATGGACGGAACTGAAGATACCATTTTGGAACCTAGTGTGCTTTCACAAAAGCCAGAGCTGATGCATTTTAATTCGAAGGACGAGCAAGAACACAAAACATCCGAGGAGTATAGCGAGCCTAGCTCCAGTGACGTTGATGCTGAAGATAAGTCCCTGATTTCCAACTCATTTAGTGCATCCGCAGCAG AATCGCGGTCTAATATGTGGTCGGATGGGAAAATATCTTCGGATGGAGCTTCTCAAAGTACACGTGCAACATCTGCAAATACTGTCCTCATTGGAAAACCTAAAAG ATTAGACGTTCCTTGGAAAGCAGAAAATCAAAAAATTCAGAAGGAGAGAGTTCCCTTAAATGTTGAAAACTTGGGAAATTCTGTGGAACTTGAGAATTTCATCTCAAATTCACCAGTTAAG GAGCGTGAAGATGACGACTGGGCTAGAGCTGAAGAGCTCCTTAAGACAGGGCATAGGGAAGAAGTGGAATTGATTAGCTCCAGCACTAGAGGATTTGTT GTATCATTTGGTTCCCTGATAGGATTCTTACCTTATCGCAATCTTGCTGCTCGGTGGAAATTCTTAGCGTTTGAGTCATGGTTAAGAAGGAAAGGCGTCAATCCATCTATTTACAGGCAAAATCTTGGCGTAATTGGAAACTCTGAATCTACTAGCTTGAGTGATTCCTCTGAATCAGGAGATTCAGAAATTGATCATAAAGGTAGCAGGGCAATATCATCTGACATGAAACTCGAAGAACTTCTTATGATTTACGACCAAGAGAAACTAAAATTTTTATCTTCATTTGTCGGTCAG AAAATCAAAGTTGGTGTGGTATTGGTCGACAGAAATTCCAGGAGGTTAATATTTTCtataaaacaaaaagaaaaagaagaactGGTCGAAAAGAAGAGAAGTCTCATG GCACAACTAAGTGTTGGAGATGTAGTCAAGTGTTGCATTAAAAAAATCACATATTTTGGTGTCTTCGTGGAG GTTGAAGGTGTGCCTGCACTCATTCATCAGTCTGAAGTCTCATGGGATGCCACTTTGGATCATGAATCATACTTTAAAGTAGGCCAG ATTATTGATGCCAAAGTTCACCAACTGGATTTTTTGCTTGAACGTATCTTTTTATCTTTGAAGGAAATAACG CCAGATCCACTGATTGAGGCCTTGGAGGCTGTTGTTGGCGATCATGATTCCTTAGGTGATGAACTTGAAGCAGTACAGGAAAATTCAG agtgGACCGATGTTGAATCTCTCATCAAAGAATTGCTGCAATTTGAAGGAATACAATCTGTATCGAAAGGTCGGTATTTTTTGAGCCCAGGTTTGGCTCCGACTTTTCAG GTTTACATGGCGTCTATGTTCGAGAATCAATACAAGTTACTCGCTCGGGCTGGAAATAGGGTACAGGAG GTTATTGTGGAAACTTCACTGGACAAAGAAGAGCTGAAATCTGCAATCCTCACAAGCACCAACAGGGTGGAGTGA
- the LOC142524249 gene encoding uncharacterized protein LOC142524249 isoform X1 yields the protein MDGITLSKTSRPNYSSALQFFPQLFSSANKSRILSFSPTKPKKFSIFASKDEPRLHEWDEMELKFGKMIGEDPKITLAKIMGRKSNPDMTYLEIEKLLDKKKGKTSNDEIEELHFDASEGKNLTKSVQGLNLVRPVPKRGAKFQTTDKPVELDNKKSNEPYKTGTKESKSNVPDVILRKPKPFNEDDGDEKYSRFGMNPNLTLKMWKEPQKERFSDITLLKKPEMTINPDGLEGTDTSGSGDAKSIVMDGTEDTILEPSVLSQKPELMHFNSKDEQEHKTSEEYSEPSSSDVDAEDKSLISNSFSASAAESRSNMWSDGKISSDGASQSTRATSANTVLIGKPKRLDVPWKAENQKIQKERVPLNVENLGNSVELENFISNSPVKEREDDDWARAEELLKTGHREEVELISSSTRGFVVSFGSLIGFLPYRNLAARWKFLAFESWLRRKGVNPSIYRQNLGVIGNSESTSLSDSSESGDSEIDHKGSRAISSDMKLEELLMIYDQEKLKFLSSFVGQKIKVGVVLVDRNSRRLIFSIKQKEKEELVEKKRSLMAQLSVGDVVKCCIKKITYFGVFVEVEGVPALIHQSEVSWDATLDHESYFKVGQIIDAKVHQLDFLLERIFLSLKEITPDPLIEALEAVVGDHDSLGDELEAVQENSAEWTDVESLIKELLQFEGIQSVSKGRYFLSPGLAPTFQVYMASMFENQYKLLARAGNRVQEVIVETSLDKEELKSAILTSTNRVE from the exons ATGGATGGCATTACTCTCAGCAAGACTTCCCGTCCAAACTATTCATCTGCACTTCAATTCTTCCCTCAACTCTTTTCATCTGCCAATAAATCAAGAATTTTATCCTTTTCTCCTACAAAACCCAAAAAGTTTTCCATTTTTGCTTCAAAGGATGAGCCCAGACTTCATGAGTGGGATGAAATGGAGCTTAAGTTCGGGAAAATGATTGGTGAAGACCCCAAAATTACGTTGGCGAAG ATAATGGGTAGGAAGTCCAATCCAGATATGACTTACTTGGAAATTGAGAAGTTATTAGATAAGAAGAAAGGTAAAACATCGAATGATGAAATAGAGGAGCTCCATTTTGATGCATCTGAGGGGAAAAATTTGACAAAATCCGTGCAAGGATTAAATTTGGTTAGGCCAGTTCCCAAGAGAGGTGCCAAATTTCAGACAACTGATAAACCAGTGGAATTAGACAATAAAAAATCTAATGAACCATATAAAACGGGAACGAAAGAGAGTAAAAGCAATGTTCCTGATGTTATCTTGCGAAAACCGAAGCCGTTTAACGAGGATGATGGTGatgaaaaatattcaagatTTGGAATGAACCCAAATCTAACATTGAAAATGTGGAAAGAGCCGCAGAAGGAGAGGTTTAGTGATATAACTCTGTTAAAGAAACCTGAGATGACAATTAACCCTGATGGACTGGAAGGGACTGATACTTCCGGTTCTGGTGATGCCAAATCTATAGTTATGGACGGAACTGAAGATACCATTTTGGAACCTAGTGTGCTTTCACAAAAGCCAGAGCTGATGCATTTTAATTCGAAGGACGAGCAAGAACACAAAACATCCGAGGAGTATAGCGAGCCTAGCTCCAGTGACGTTGATGCTGAAGATAAGTCCCTGATTTCCAACTCATTTAGTGCATCCGCAGCAG AATCGCGGTCTAATATGTGGTCGGATGGGAAAATATCTTCGGATGGAGCTTCTCAAAGTACACGTGCAACATCTGCAAATACTGTCCTCATTGGAAAACCTAAAAG ATTAGACGTTCCTTGGAAAGCAGAAAATCAAAAAATTCAGAAGGAGAGAGTTCCCTTAAATGTTGAAAACTTGGGAAATTCTGTGGAACTTGAGAATTTCATCTCAAATTCACCAGTTAAG GAGCGTGAAGATGACGACTGGGCTAGAGCTGAAGAGCTCCTTAAGACAGGGCATAGGGAAGAAGTGGAATTGATTAGCTCCAGCACTAGAGGATTTGTT GTATCATTTGGTTCCCTGATAGGATTCTTACCTTATCGCAATCTTGCTGCTCGGTGGAAATTCTTAGCGTTTGAGTCATGGTTAAGAAGGAAAGGCGTCAATCCATCTATTTACAGGCAAAATCTTGGCGTAATTGGAAACTCTGAATCTACTAGCTTGAGTGATTCCTCTGAATCAGGAGATTCAGAAATTGATCATAAAGGTAGCAGGGCAATATCATCTGACATGAAACTCGAAGAACTTCTTATGATTTACGACCAAGAGAAACTAAAATTTTTATCTTCATTTGTCGGTCAG AAAATCAAAGTTGGTGTGGTATTGGTCGACAGAAATTCCAGGAGGTTAATATTTTCtataaaacaaaaagaaaaagaagaactGGTCGAAAAGAAGAGAAGTCTCATG GCACAACTAAGTGTTGGAGATGTAGTCAAGTGTTGCATTAAAAAAATCACATATTTTGGTGTCTTCGTGGAG GTTGAAGGTGTGCCTGCACTCATTCATCAGTCTGAAGTCTCATGGGATGCCACTTTGGATCATGAATCATACTTTAAAGTAGGCCAG ATTATTGATGCCAAAGTTCACCAACTGGATTTTTTGCTTGAACGTATCTTTTTATCTTTGAAGGAAATAACG CCAGATCCACTGATTGAGGCCTTGGAGGCTGTTGTTGGCGATCATGATTCCTTAGGTGATGAACTTGAAGCAGTACAGGAAAATTCAGCAGAG tgGACCGATGTTGAATCTCTCATCAAAGAATTGCTGCAATTTGAAGGAATACAATCTGTATCGAAAGGTCGGTATTTTTTGAGCCCAGGTTTGGCTCCGACTTTTCAG GTTTACATGGCGTCTATGTTCGAGAATCAATACAAGTTACTCGCTCGGGCTGGAAATAGGGTACAGGAG GTTATTGTGGAAACTTCACTGGACAAAGAAGAGCTGAAATCTGCAATCCTCACAAGCACCAACAGGGTGGAGTGA
- the LOC142524249 gene encoding uncharacterized protein LOC142524249 isoform X3, with amino-acid sequence MGRKSNPDMTYLEIEKLLDKKKGKTSNDEIEELHFDASEGKNLTKSVQGLNLVRPVPKRGAKFQTTDKPVELDNKKSNEPYKTGTKESKSNVPDVILRKPKPFNEDDGDEKYSRFGMNPNLTLKMWKEPQKERFSDITLLKKPEMTINPDGLEGTDTSGSGDAKSIVMDGTEDTILEPSVLSQKPELMHFNSKDEQEHKTSEEYSEPSSSDVDAEDKSLISNSFSASAAESRSNMWSDGKISSDGASQSTRATSANTVLIGKPKRLDVPWKAENQKIQKERVPLNVENLGNSVELENFISNSPVKEREDDDWARAEELLKTGHREEVELISSSTRGFVVSFGSLIGFLPYRNLAARWKFLAFESWLRRKGVNPSIYRQNLGVIGNSESTSLSDSSESGDSEIDHKGSRAISSDMKLEELLMIYDQEKLKFLSSFVGQKIKVGVVLVDRNSRRLIFSIKQKEKEELVEKKRSLMAQLSVGDVVKCCIKKITYFGVFVEVEGVPALIHQSEVSWDATLDHESYFKVGQIIDAKVHQLDFLLERIFLSLKEITPDPLIEALEAVVGDHDSLGDELEAVQENSAEWTDVESLIKELLQFEGIQSVSKGRYFLSPGLAPTFQVYMASMFENQYKLLARAGNRVQEVIVETSLDKEELKSAILTSTNRVE; translated from the exons ATGGGTAGGAAGTCCAATCCAGATATGACTTACTTGGAAATTGAGAAGTTATTAGATAAGAAGAAAGGTAAAACATCGAATGATGAAATAGAGGAGCTCCATTTTGATGCATCTGAGGGGAAAAATTTGACAAAATCCGTGCAAGGATTAAATTTGGTTAGGCCAGTTCCCAAGAGAGGTGCCAAATTTCAGACAACTGATAAACCAGTGGAATTAGACAATAAAAAATCTAATGAACCATATAAAACGGGAACGAAAGAGAGTAAAAGCAATGTTCCTGATGTTATCTTGCGAAAACCGAAGCCGTTTAACGAGGATGATGGTGatgaaaaatattcaagatTTGGAATGAACCCAAATCTAACATTGAAAATGTGGAAAGAGCCGCAGAAGGAGAGGTTTAGTGATATAACTCTGTTAAAGAAACCTGAGATGACAATTAACCCTGATGGACTGGAAGGGACTGATACTTCCGGTTCTGGTGATGCCAAATCTATAGTTATGGACGGAACTGAAGATACCATTTTGGAACCTAGTGTGCTTTCACAAAAGCCAGAGCTGATGCATTTTAATTCGAAGGACGAGCAAGAACACAAAACATCCGAGGAGTATAGCGAGCCTAGCTCCAGTGACGTTGATGCTGAAGATAAGTCCCTGATTTCCAACTCATTTAGTGCATCCGCAGCAG AATCGCGGTCTAATATGTGGTCGGATGGGAAAATATCTTCGGATGGAGCTTCTCAAAGTACACGTGCAACATCTGCAAATACTGTCCTCATTGGAAAACCTAAAAG ATTAGACGTTCCTTGGAAAGCAGAAAATCAAAAAATTCAGAAGGAGAGAGTTCCCTTAAATGTTGAAAACTTGGGAAATTCTGTGGAACTTGAGAATTTCATCTCAAATTCACCAGTTAAG GAGCGTGAAGATGACGACTGGGCTAGAGCTGAAGAGCTCCTTAAGACAGGGCATAGGGAAGAAGTGGAATTGATTAGCTCCAGCACTAGAGGATTTGTT GTATCATTTGGTTCCCTGATAGGATTCTTACCTTATCGCAATCTTGCTGCTCGGTGGAAATTCTTAGCGTTTGAGTCATGGTTAAGAAGGAAAGGCGTCAATCCATCTATTTACAGGCAAAATCTTGGCGTAATTGGAAACTCTGAATCTACTAGCTTGAGTGATTCCTCTGAATCAGGAGATTCAGAAATTGATCATAAAGGTAGCAGGGCAATATCATCTGACATGAAACTCGAAGAACTTCTTATGATTTACGACCAAGAGAAACTAAAATTTTTATCTTCATTTGTCGGTCAG AAAATCAAAGTTGGTGTGGTATTGGTCGACAGAAATTCCAGGAGGTTAATATTTTCtataaaacaaaaagaaaaagaagaactGGTCGAAAAGAAGAGAAGTCTCATG GCACAACTAAGTGTTGGAGATGTAGTCAAGTGTTGCATTAAAAAAATCACATATTTTGGTGTCTTCGTGGAG GTTGAAGGTGTGCCTGCACTCATTCATCAGTCTGAAGTCTCATGGGATGCCACTTTGGATCATGAATCATACTTTAAAGTAGGCCAG ATTATTGATGCCAAAGTTCACCAACTGGATTTTTTGCTTGAACGTATCTTTTTATCTTTGAAGGAAATAACG CCAGATCCACTGATTGAGGCCTTGGAGGCTGTTGTTGGCGATCATGATTCCTTAGGTGATGAACTTGAAGCAGTACAGGAAAATTCAGCAGAG tgGACCGATGTTGAATCTCTCATCAAAGAATTGCTGCAATTTGAAGGAATACAATCTGTATCGAAAGGTCGGTATTTTTTGAGCCCAGGTTTGGCTCCGACTTTTCAG GTTTACATGGCGTCTATGTTCGAGAATCAATACAAGTTACTCGCTCGGGCTGGAAATAGGGTACAGGAG GTTATTGTGGAAACTTCACTGGACAAAGAAGAGCTGAAATCTGCAATCCTCACAAGCACCAACAGGGTGGAGTGA
- the LOC142524708 gene encoding uncharacterized protein LOC142524708, giving the protein MRPWRIQPWRYPKSRTLAYISHSSAVYEANVSSQSENQLSAVNDDFCSGPISVTNETYWTRRIHKLCTVCRDVDAALHLLHLLSLRGCRPNSLNISSILHALCDANRFDEAHHRFAHFVYSHCSPDERTCNILIARLLDGREPFWTLRVMNALAAEKPEFVPSLVNYNRLVDSFCKIGRLEVAHLILYHTIDRGHSLNVVSFTSLLDGYCGIGDVRSAEKLFDEMSEYGVNPNALSYCALFRGVVRKREFDYGKRLMGMIWEAMEREEAVQVNNAAFCSLVDSLCREGLFHELFKIAEDMPQGKNVLEEFAYGQMIYAMCTFERYNGAARIVYMMRKKGYIPTFVSYNSIIHGLCNDGDCLRAFQLFEEGMELGYIPSEFTYTVLVEGLCRELDLSKAKKVLDVMLSHETVEHNRIRIYNIYLRALCHINNPTELLNVLVMMLQSQCTPDVITLNTVIKSFCKMGRISEALQVFGDMTTGKFCAPDGVTFTTLIYELLNVGKVEEAVQFLQKAMSENHFSPGVVTYNAMLRGLFKLGRVSEAMEVFDSMVHCRVAADCITYTIIIDGLCEFFRIDEAKKFWENVVWPSGVHDNFVYASILKGLCRSEKYNEARDLLYELADCGVALNTVNYNIVIDYACRLGLKREAYQIVGEMKNSRLAPDAVTWRILDKLHENS; this is encoded by the coding sequence ATGCGCCCATGGAGAATCCAACCATGGCGCTACCCCAAATCAAGAACTCTCGCCTACATTTCACATTCCTCCGCCGTATATGAAGCCAATGTTTCTTCTCAGTCGGAAAATCAGTTGTCAGCAGTAAACGACGACTTCTGCAGTGGACCCATCAGCGTAACCAACGAAACCTACTGGACGCGACGCATTCACAAGTTGTGCACCGTATGCCGGGACGTTGACGCCGCTCTCCACCTCCTCCATCTCCTCAGCCTCCGCGGATGCCGTCCCAACTCACTTAACATCAGCAGCATTCTTCACGCCCTCTGCGATGCCAATCGCTTCGACGAAGCTCATCATCGCTTCGCTCACTTCGTTTACTCACATTGCTCGCCTGACGAACGCACCTGCAACATTCTTATAGCGAGGTTGCTTGATGGGCGTGAACCTTTTTGGACGTTGCGCGTGATGAATGCGTTGGCTGCGGAGAAGCCCGAGTTTGTGCCTTCTTTGGTAAATTATAATCGTTTGGTTGATAGTTTCTGTAAGATAGGGAGATTGGAAGTAGCCCATTTGATCTTGTATCATACAATAGACCGAGGACACTCTCTGAATGTTGTTTCATTCACAAGTTTGCTCGATGGGTACTGTGGAATTGGTGACGTGAGGTCTGCTGAAAAgttgtttgatgaaatgtctgAGTATGGAGTGAATCCAAATGCTCTCAGTTATTGTGCTTTATTCCGTGGGGTGGTGAGGAAAAGGGAGTTTGATTACGGGAAAAGATTGATGGGAATGATTTGGGAGGCCATGGAAAGAGAGGAAGCTGTGCAAGTTAATAATGCTGCGTTTTGTAGCTTGGTTGATTCTTTGTGTAGAGAAGGTTTGTTccatgaattatttaaaattgctGAAGATATGCCTCAAGGAAAGAATGTTCTGGAAGAATTTGCTTACGGACAAATGATTTATGCTATGTGTACGTTTGAGAGATACAACGGTGCAGCGAGGATTGTTTATATGATGAGAAAGAAAGGGTATATCCCTACCTTTGTGTCGTACAATTCCATCATACATGGTCTATGTAATGACGGCGATTGCTTGAGGGCGTTTCAGTTGTTTGAAGAAGGAATGGAGCTTGGATATATTCCCTCAGAGTTCACCTATACAGTCTTGGTTGAGGGTCTTTGTCGTGAGCTAGACCTTTCTAAAGCGAAGAAAGTTCTAGATGTAATGTTGAGTCACGAAACCGTGGAACATAATAGGATTAGGATATACAATATATATTTGAGGGCCCTTTGTCATATCAATAACCCCACAGAACTTTTAAATGTACTTGTTATGATGCTTCAATCTCAATGCACTCCAGACGTCATTACCCTCAATACTGTTATAAAGTCATTTTGCAAAATGGGGAGAATTTCAGAGGCCTTGCAGGTGTTTGGTGATATGACGACAGGGAAATTTTGTGCTCCAGATGGGGTAACATTCACTACTCTTATATATGAACTCTTGAATGTGGGAAAAGTTGAGGAAGCAGTTCAATTCTTGCAAAAGGCTATGAGTGAGAATCATTTTTCCCCTGGTGTTGTGACTTATAATGCTATGCTTCGTGGATTGTTTAAATTAGGCCGAGTAAGTGAAGCCATGGAAGTTTTTGATAGTATGGTCCATTGCAGGGTGGCAGCTGATTGTATTACTTACACTATTATAATTGATGGGCTATGTGAATTTTTTCGGATAGATGAAGCCAAAAAGTTTTGGGAGAACGTTGTTTGGCCCTCGGGAGTTCACGACAATTTTGTTTATGCTTCCATACTTAAAGGCCTTTGCCGCTCGGAAAAATATAACGAGGCCCGTGATTTACTGTACGAATTGGCTGATTGTGGGGTTGCTCTCAACACCGTAAATTACAACATCGTAATTGACTATGCGTGTAGGTTGGGTTTGAAGCGAGAAGCTTATCAGATTGTTGGTGAAATGAAAAACAGTAGATTAGCACCGGATGCTGTAACATGGAGAATATTGGATAAATTGCACGAGAATTCGTAA